Proteins encoded within one genomic window of Desulfonatronospira thiodismutans ASO3-1:
- a CDS encoding DUF1007 family protein, whose amino-acid sequence MLSIINCYIRCCLIVSGLLFLGLQVSPASQALAHPHVFLETEIEIEFNEQGLKGVWQEWTFDEYQSSWIINQYNIDQEGEISSQELDRLYRETFENLKHYDFFTLLMLGDEKIPATKIEDFSVKVQDGLAIYSFFVPFDIEINQKKQELFILVYDESYFCQVFFPPDDIGFKGDLSSWEIDYSTQKKSSLTFYFGMITPEAIKLSISPL is encoded by the coding sequence ATGTTATCAATCATAAACTGTTACATTAGATGTTGCCTGATTGTTTCAGGGCTGCTGTTCCTGGGCCTGCAGGTTTCACCCGCCAGCCAGGCTCTTGCCCATCCGCATGTCTTCCTGGAAACGGAAATAGAAATCGAGTTCAATGAGCAGGGACTAAAGGGAGTATGGCAGGAGTGGACATTCGACGAGTACCAGAGTTCCTGGATAATCAATCAGTACAATATTGATCAGGAAGGAGAGATAAGCAGTCAGGAACTGGATCGCCTTTACCGGGAAACCTTTGAAAACCTCAAGCATTACGACTTTTTTACCTTGTTAATGTTGGGGGATGAAAAGATTCCGGCTACGAAAATCGAGGATTTTTCCGTAAAAGTTCAGGACGGGCTTGCAATATACTCTTTTTTTGTACCTTTTGACATCGAAATAAACCAGAAAAAGCAGGAACTTTTTATTCTGGTTTACGATGAAAGCTATTTCTGTCAGGTATTTTTCCCGCCCGATGACATCGGCTTCAAGGGCGATCTGTCCTCCTGGGAAATCGACTACTCCACCCAGAAAAAGTCATCCCTGACATTTTATTTTGGAATGATAACCCCTGAAGCAATCAAGTTGAGTATATCTCCCCTATGA